TGAAACACACCATCCTAAAGTTGTGTTTTTAGAAAACGTAAAAAATCTTTTGACTCACGACAAAGGCAATACTTACAGAGTCATTAAAGAGATACTTGAAAAAAAGCTTGGTTATGTGGTATATGAAAAAGTCTTAAATTCAATGACTCATGCAAATGTACCTCAAAATAGAGAGCGTATTTTCATTGTAGCATTTGACCCTTTAAGGGTTCCCAACCATGTGAATTTTGAGTTTCCTGGCCCTATTGAGCTTACAAAAACGATACATGACGTTCTTGAACCGGGAAAACAAGAAGATAAATATTATTATAAAAAGAATCATATGTATTATTCGGAACTCGATAGAACCATGAAGTCAAGAGATACATTATATCAGTGGCGAAGAGTTTATGTACGAGAAAATAAAAACAACGTATGTCCAACCCTTACAGCAAATATGGGTGCTGGAGGACATAATGTTCCATTGGTTAGGGATGAGTTTGGTATCCGTAAACTGACACCAAGAGAATGTTTTTATTTTCAGGGATATCCAGCTAATTTTGTAACTTCAAAGTTGCTTGCTGACAGTAAACTATATATGCAAGCGGGAAACTCTGTAACAATGCCTCTTATTCAAAGAATTGCTGAAAATATCTTAGGAGTATTATAAAATGAGTATTTGGGGAAATTATGCTGCTGAACAGCGAAAGGAATATATTAAATTTTTGCAAGTTTATGGTGCGTTATCAAATTTGTTTAGACAAAAACAAGGTGATTTAATTCCCTACCTAGATTCCAAATTTCAGGAAACTGTCTTTGCTAAGATCTTTGGAGGACAAAACGTTGATATTGGAAATACACCGCATGATGTCCTTTCTATATTTGGTGATGTGAGAGTTGGTATCGGTTTAAAGACATGGATGGGCAGCAAACCTTCTTTCCAAAAAGTAATGCAACTTAAGCGCTATCAAGATGAGATCAATCAAAAACGCAACAATCTGGAAGAACTTTCAGTAAAAATTTCAGAAATCAAGAATGAAAAAATGCGACTTGATTATGAGAGGCTTGGACTTAAAGAAGATAGTAATATTTATCATTATGTAACTCGTGACGAGGGTAAATTCACTATTAATGAATGTACTTATCCATTGATTGATATTAATAATCTACAAAATTTTAATGAAACCTCAAGTGCACTTTCTTGGTCAGACGGTAAAAAAGAATATAGATATACATATGGGGATTCTCAAATCTGGCAAAAATTTGATCCAAACAAAAATGACTCGTTGATACTTGAACGATTTGATGTCAGCATTATAGAAGATCCTTTTGATTTCCTTTTGAGGGCATACGCTCAATTAATAGATTTTCCAAAAGAGGTTGATCATGAGATAGAGGAAGTTTATCTACCGCTATATTCCTTTCGATCCAAAGAAGTTGAGGAAAAATCCGGACTAAATGCCTGGAATGCGGCACCAAAAAATAAGAACAGTAACATTCCTAGACCATTAAATGAAGTTTATATCCCGATACCAAGAGAATTTCATGAAAAATACCCCGATTTTTTTATTAAAGATATTTTCCAGTTTGAAATAGTACGGGAACAATTTAATGGAGTTCAGGGGGAAAAACCTGAAATCAGATTTCATCTTCATTTACCAAATGGCAATGTAATCCCCTCTCTAGTTACTCAAAGCAATATGAAATCTCTCCAGTCTGGAAGCAATACAGAGTATGACAAAAACGGCAAAAGATTTGGTCAGTCCGCTTTAGGGCAATGGCTTCTGGTGGACGTACTCGGACTAAAGGATCGACAGCTCGTAACTCGCGAATGGTTAATAAAAAAAGGTACAGACTCTGTTCGCTTATGGAGAAGAAAA
The genomic region above belongs to Sphingobacterium zeae and contains:
- a CDS encoding DNA cytosine methyltransferase, translating into MKVKNTVDKVSVEQLIEEKHRNKKSELDIYDAYLTHYLQVNSESIFHDYAIQYAREIINRNPVDLQIVENKSINTYDYFLPIDAPFKAVENPTFKFIDLFAGVGGFRMAMQNIGGKAVFSSEFENNAKFTYASNYGEVPFGDITKEETKAAIPQKFDILCGGFPCQAFSIAGNRKGFSDTRGTLFFEIEKIVETHHPKVVFLENVKNLLTHDKGNTYRVIKEILEKKLGYVVYEKVLNSMTHANVPQNRERIFIVAFDPLRVPNHVNFEFPGPIELTKTIHDVLEPGKQEDKYYYKKNHMYYSELDRTMKSRDTLYQWRRVYVRENKNNVCPTLTANMGAGGHNVPLVRDEFGIRKLTPRECFYFQGYPANFVTSKLLADSKLYMQAGNSVTMPLIQRIAENILGVL
- a CDS encoding restriction endonuclease PLD domain-containing protein yields the protein MSIWGNYAAEQRKEYIKFLQVYGALSNLFRQKQGDLIPYLDSKFQETVFAKIFGGQNVDIGNTPHDVLSIFGDVRVGIGLKTWMGSKPSFQKVMQLKRYQDEINQKRNNLEELSVKISEIKNEKMRLDYERLGLKEDSNIYHYVTRDEGKFTINECTYPLIDINNLQNFNETSSALSWSDGKKEYRYTYGDSQIWQKFDPNKNDSLILERFDVSIIEDPFDFLLRAYAQLIDFPKEVDHEIEEVYLPLYSFRSKEVEEKSGLNAWNAAPKNKNSNIPRPLNEVYIPIPREFHEKYPDFFIKDIFQFEIVREQFNGVQGEKPEIRFHLHLPNGNVIPSLVTQSNMKSLQSGSNTEYDKNGKRFGQSALGQWLLVDVLGLKDRQLVTREWLIKKGTDSVRLWRRKDDYKNINIDFAPVGAFEAFMQGLPIPDDGEIIP